Proteins encoded within one genomic window of Minwuia thermotolerans:
- a CDS encoding glutathione S-transferase domain-containing protein gives MSRFVSITEARAMSGLRMACLRAVPSPWTEAAKGIFHVKGLDCQYAGQSEDDPENAIAQWAGDSSAPVVAYDDEPLRTGWAGILLLAERLAPDTPLLPADFEGRAVVMGLAHEICGEMGLGWAARNLLVGEGFASEGASGFHPKVGKFLAGKYGYREEEDYRGRVIQILEGLSARIAGRRFLVGDSLTAVDIYWAVFSNLLAPLPEEKLPMHPRFRQMWETAPAEVKAAASGELMAHRDRIYDEYLETPAVL, from the coding sequence ATGTCGAGATTCGTATCCATCACCGAGGCCCGGGCGATGTCCGGGCTGCGCATGGCGTGCCTGCGCGCCGTGCCGAGCCCCTGGACAGAGGCGGCCAAGGGCATCTTTCACGTCAAGGGACTGGACTGCCAGTACGCGGGGCAGTCGGAAGACGATCCCGAGAACGCCATTGCCCAGTGGGCGGGCGATTCGTCGGCACCCGTCGTGGCCTATGATGACGAGCCGCTGCGCACCGGCTGGGCAGGGATCCTGCTGCTGGCTGAACGCCTCGCGCCTGATACGCCGCTGCTGCCCGCCGATTTCGAGGGCCGCGCCGTTGTCATGGGGCTGGCCCACGAGATCTGCGGCGAGATGGGGTTGGGCTGGGCGGCCCGCAATCTCCTTGTCGGGGAGGGGTTCGCGAGCGAGGGCGCCAGCGGCTTCCACCCCAAGGTGGGCAAGTTCCTCGCCGGGAAATACGGCTACCGGGAAGAGGAGGACTATCGTGGCCGCGTCATCCAGATCCTCGAAGGGCTGTCGGCGCGGATCGCGGGCAGGCGCTTTCTGGTGGGCGACAGCCTGACCGCGGTCGATATCTACTGGGCCGTGTTCTCGAATCTGCTGGCGCCGCTGCCCGAGGAGAAGCTGCCCATGCACCCGCGCTTCCGCCAGATGTGGGAGACGGCGCCCGCAGAGGTGAAGGCGGCGGCCTCCGGCGAACTGATGGCGCACCGCGACCGCATCTACGACGAATATCTGGAGACGCCGGCAGTTCTCTGA
- the flaF gene encoding flagellar biosynthesis regulator FlaF, translated as MSLRAYSNAQRVVETPRDTEYRLFAEITRRLIEVKDLPRHDNGVIEAIHRNKRLWSTLMADCSRDGNSLPESTRASIISLALWVDRHSSAVMRGQESVDDLVAVNRTIMEGLAQRPAAA; from the coding sequence ATGAGCCTGCGAGCGTATAGCAATGCGCAGCGTGTCGTAGAGACGCCGCGCGATACCGAATACCGCCTGTTCGCCGAAATCACGCGGCGGCTGATCGAGGTCAAGGATCTGCCCCGTCATGACAATGGCGTCATCGAGGCGATCCACCGCAACAAGCGGCTGTGGTCGACCCTGATGGCGGATTGCTCACGGGACGGCAACTCGCTGCCGGAATCGACCCGCGCCTCGATCATCTCGCTGGCGCTGTGGGTAGACCGTCATTCCAGTGCCGTGATGCGCGGCCAGGAAAGCGTCGACGACCTCGTGGCGGTGAACCGCACCATCATGGAAGGTCTGGCGCAGCGGCCCGCCGCCGCCTGA
- the flbT gene encoding flagellar biosynthesis repressor FlbT, whose protein sequence is MALKLTLKPGEKFVINGAVIANGDRRATLVLHNKASILREKDILKPERVDTPAKRIYFAIMSMYLDEKVRPRFYEEFVLRMSEFMGVVTDADALANCVAISQCVMDRQYYKGLTLCRRLLDFERERLSYEPASV, encoded by the coding sequence ATGGCGCTGAAACTCACCCTGAAGCCCGGCGAGAAATTCGTCATCAACGGCGCCGTCATCGCCAATGGCGACCGCCGCGCGACCCTCGTCCTGCACAACAAGGCGTCGATCCTGCGGGAGAAGGACATCCTGAAGCCCGAGCGCGTCGACACACCGGCGAAGCGAATCTACTTCGCCATCATGTCGATGTATCTCGACGAAAAGGTCCGGCCGCGGTTCTACGAAGAATTCGTCTTGCGCATGTCGGAGTTCATGGGGGTCGTCACGGATGCTGACGCCCTGGCGAATTGTGTCGCCATCAGCCAGTGCGTGATGGACCGTCAGTACTACAAGGGTCTGACGCTGTGCCGCCGCCTGCTCGACTTCGAAAGAGAGAGACTGAGCTATGAGCCTGCGAGCGTATAG
- a CDS encoding tetratricopeptide repeat protein — translation MARHAHLTKSEPLQRPKVGRTIMQGDTIQILDAIARVDDDRTPTRAELKRAIQHLAKAGKLSNMNKFVEASAELLQAHRLDPHNADTLLVLGNNLRHAGNVQAAIHVMEKALKAAGEDLELLYGIGLLAQDLGMLDAAERMYAMVIQRNPDDPRGHTALAAVKRGKGEYDLAIDTLKFAIEQSQQDPTLWQALGVTVAEARGADHARPFFEESLRLNPDYDLAWSNMGHAYSAEGRFAESLPFLEKSVALRPDDPDTRFSYASSLLGVGELEKGWAEYEWRLDRRRKDSVVFVHDLPRWQGEDISDKTILICDEQGIGDAIIFASAYQDVIERAGHVIIECDRRLVTWFQRSFPEATVHRHVTFRSNAKIHRHYGWLREDGVPQPDLFIPSGSIFQLVRGDVASFARNGAYLKPDPERVAFWRSRFDAIGDGPKIGICWSGGFITPIRAKGYMSLMDFQPFFDLQQKGGHFVNCMYKDAREDCRRLADEKGVILHDWDDIDRRDQLDEAAAYTAALDYMVSISSSPVAIAGAMQIPAITLLHKHDRFHFGAGVEPWFPTTDIFVADRPDAWPAVPCAAARRRAGERLELD, via the coding sequence ATGGCCCGACACGCCCATCTGACCAAGTCCGAACCGCTGCAACGCCCCAAGGTCGGCCGGACCATCATGCAGGGCGACACGATCCAGATCCTGGACGCGATCGCCCGCGTCGATGACGACCGCACGCCGACCAGGGCGGAACTGAAACGCGCGATCCAGCATCTCGCCAAGGCCGGCAAGCTGTCAAACATGAACAAGTTCGTGGAGGCCTCGGCCGAACTGCTGCAGGCCCACCGGCTGGACCCGCACAACGCCGACACGTTGCTGGTGCTGGGCAACAACCTGCGCCATGCCGGCAACGTCCAGGCCGCGATCCATGTCATGGAGAAGGCCCTGAAGGCCGCCGGCGAGGATCTGGAGCTGTTGTACGGCATCGGCCTTCTGGCCCAGGATCTGGGCATGCTGGACGCTGCCGAGCGCATGTACGCCATGGTCATCCAGCGTAACCCCGACGATCCCCGCGGTCATACGGCGCTGGCCGCGGTCAAGCGCGGCAAGGGCGAGTACGACCTGGCCATCGACACGCTGAAATTCGCCATCGAGCAGTCGCAGCAGGATCCCACGCTCTGGCAGGCGCTGGGCGTCACGGTGGCTGAAGCGCGCGGCGCCGATCATGCGCGGCCGTTTTTCGAGGAGTCGCTCCGGCTCAATCCCGACTACGACCTCGCCTGGTCGAACATGGGCCATGCCTATTCCGCCGAGGGACGCTTCGCGGAGTCCCTGCCCTTCCTGGAGAAGTCGGTGGCGCTCCGCCCCGACGACCCCGACACGCGGTTCTCCTACGCTTCCTCCCTGCTCGGCGTCGGGGAGCTGGAAAAGGGCTGGGCCGAATACGAATGGCGCCTGGACCGGCGGCGCAAGGATTCGGTCGTCTTCGTCCACGATCTGCCCCGCTGGCAGGGCGAGGACATTTCGGACAAGACCATCCTGATCTGCGACGAACAGGGCATCGGCGACGCCATCATCTTCGCCAGCGCCTATCAGGACGTCATCGAGCGCGCCGGCCACGTCATCATCGAGTGCGACCGGCGACTTGTGACCTGGTTCCAGCGCTCCTTCCCCGAGGCAACGGTCCACCGTCACGTCACCTTCCGCTCCAACGCCAAGATCCACCGTCACTATGGCTGGCTGCGGGAAGACGGCGTGCCGCAGCCGGACCTGTTCATCCCCTCCGGTTCGATCTTCCAGCTGGTGCGCGGCGATGTGGCCAGCTTCGCCCGCAACGGCGCCTACCTGAAGCCCGACCCGGAACGGGTGGCATTCTGGCGCTCCCGTTTCGACGCCATCGGCGACGGCCCGAAGATCGGCATCTGCTGGTCCGGCGGCTTCATCACGCCGATCCGCGCCAAGGGCTACATGTCATTGATGGACTTCCAGCCCTTCTTCGACCTGCAGCAGAAGGGCGGCCATTTCGTGAACTGCATGTACAAGGACGCGCGCGAGGACTGCCGCCGCCTGGCCGACGAGAAGGGCGTCATCCTGCACGACTGGGACGATATCGACCGCCGCGACCAGTTGGACGAGGCCGCCGCCTATACCGCCGCCCTCGATTACATGGTTTCGATCTCCTCCTCGCCGGTGGCCATCGCCGGCGCGATGCAGATTCCTGCGATCACCCTGCTGCACAAGCACGACCGCTTCCATTTCGGCGCCGGCGTCGAGCCCTGGTTTCCGACCACGGATATCTTCGTCGCCGACCGGCCCGACGCATGGCCCGCCGTGCCCTGCGCTGCGGCCCGCAGACGCGCCGGCGAGAGGCTGGAACTGGACTGA
- a CDS encoding cytidylyltransferase domain-containing protein has product MQDLIPVIVQARTGSQRCPAKVMRAVAGRRLIDYTLDALERCRSARPLIVATSDDPLDDALAAHCTARGTPVIRGPLLDVAGRFRCVLERFPVRAFVRISGDSPLIDYRIVDRAVELFRAERPDLVSNVVERTFPKGQSIEVIDSAIFLGAESRMHDPADREHVTPWFYRPESGYRIVTIRADTDASATSMVVDTEEEFQRFRQVARELSAPAWRYHWHELAPKLEERSA; this is encoded by the coding sequence ATGCAGGACCTCATACCGGTTATCGTGCAGGCGCGGACGGGCTCGCAACGCTGCCCCGCCAAGGTTATGCGCGCCGTGGCCGGCCGGCGGCTGATCGACTACACCCTGGACGCGCTGGAACGCTGCCGCAGCGCCAGGCCGCTGATCGTGGCGACGTCCGACGATCCCCTGGACGACGCGCTGGCCGCCCACTGCACGGCGCGCGGGACACCCGTGATCCGCGGCCCCCTGCTGGACGTGGCCGGCCGCTTCCGATGTGTCCTGGAACGCTTTCCCGTCCGGGCCTTCGTGCGGATCTCCGGCGACAGCCCGCTGATCGACTACCGCATCGTCGACCGCGCTGTGGAACTGTTCCGCGCCGAACGGCCGGACCTCGTGTCCAATGTCGTCGAGCGCACCTTCCCCAAGGGACAGTCCATCGAGGTCATCGACAGCGCCATTTTCCTCGGCGCCGAGAGCCGCATGCACGATCCCGCGGACCGCGAGCACGTGACGCCGTGGTTCTACCGCCCCGAGTCGGGCTATCGCATCGTCACCATCCGCGCCGACACTGACGCGAGCGCCACGTCGATGGTCGTCGACACCGAGGAGGAGTTCCAGCGTTTCCGGCAGGTGGCCCGCGAACTCTCCGCCCCCGCCTGGCGCTATCATTGGCACGAACTGGCGCCGAAACTGGAAGAGCGCAGCGCATGA
- a CDS encoding Gfo/Idh/MocA family protein, which yields MTPPIAAGVIGLGVGERHIAGYERHPGCRVTRLADFCPDKRADVASRHPERPISADADAVLDDPEIAIVSIASYDQHHFEQVVRALDAGKHVFVEKPVVLREDHARIVRDKLREKPHLKLSSNLILRRCPRFRWLKAEIEDGRFGEIFHIDADYQYGRLHKLLGGWRGDLPGYSLVLGGAVHMIDLVLWLTGDRAVEVQAYGNRIATRGSGFANHDLVQAIVRFESGMVANIGCNGGCVKPHFHKLEVYGTAASFVNRLESAFVYRSRDPGMEPEAITEAYPGVDKGDLLHDFVDAVIEDREPEVGVDGIFSALAVCFAIERAVHSGRAEPVRSF from the coding sequence ATGACCCCCCCCATCGCCGCGGGCGTGATCGGCCTCGGCGTCGGCGAACGCCACATCGCGGGCTATGAGCGCCATCCGGGCTGTCGCGTGACCCGCCTCGCCGACTTCTGCCCCGACAAGCGCGCCGACGTCGCCAGCCGCCATCCCGAGCGGCCGATCTCGGCGGACGCGGATGCGGTACTGGACGACCCGGAAATCGCCATCGTCTCCATCGCCAGCTACGACCAGCATCATTTCGAACAGGTCGTCCGCGCCCTCGACGCCGGCAAGCATGTCTTCGTCGAGAAGCCGGTCGTCCTGCGCGAGGATCATGCCCGCATCGTCCGCGACAAGCTGCGCGAGAAACCGCATCTGAAACTGTCGTCGAACCTGATCCTGCGCCGTTGCCCCCGCTTCCGCTGGCTGAAGGCGGAGATCGAGGACGGCCGCTTCGGCGAGATCTTCCACATCGACGCCGACTACCAGTACGGCCGACTCCACAAGCTGCTGGGCGGCTGGCGCGGCGACTTGCCGGGCTATTCGCTGGTGCTGGGCGGCGCGGTGCACATGATCGATCTCGTGCTCTGGCTGACCGGCGACCGCGCCGTGGAAGTCCAAGCCTATGGCAACCGCATCGCCACCCGCGGCAGCGGCTTCGCCAATCACGATCTGGTCCAGGCGATCGTGCGCTTCGAGAGCGGCATGGTGGCCAATATCGGCTGCAATGGCGGCTGCGTGAAGCCCCACTTCCACAAGCTGGAGGTCTACGGCACCGCGGCCAGCTTCGTTAACCGTTTGGAAAGCGCGTTTGTTTACCGTTCCCGTGATCCCGGCATGGAGCCGGAGGCGATCACGGAGGCTTATCCCGGTGTCGACAAGGGCGATCTTCTGCACGATTTCGTGGACGCGGTCATCGAAGACCGTGAGCCGGAGGTAGGCGTCGATGGGATATTCAGCGCCCTCGCCGTCTGCTTCGCCATCGAACGCGCCGTCCACAGCGGACGCGCGGAGCCCGTCCGCTCCTTCTGA
- a CDS encoding DegT/DnrJ/EryC1/StrS family aminotransferase, with protein sequence MGEEERRAVLDVLDSPQLVHGPRAVAFENDFAGWCGGGEAVSVSSCTAGLHLAWFQMGLGEGDEVIVPAQTHTATAHAVEYVGAKPVFVDAEPVTGNADLEQIEAAINERTKAISVVHYLGMPVDMRRLNAIASRHGLPVIEDAALAIGSTVDGIHAGLLGDLGCFSFYPVKHMTTAEGGMVLTRDAGIAERIRRQKAFGLDRTVVERAEPGVYDVTQLGFNYRMNELQAAIGIEQIKRLEGFLAARHRNYWHLETGLKEIDELDLLRSSHDGLESSHYCLSAILKGPAEGRRSEIVAALKAQGVGSSVYYPGPVPALGYYRDKYGLKAEDFPNATRISRQSIALPVGPHLDEDDMDRITQAMKRAIHDVCN encoded by the coding sequence CTGGGCGAGGAGGAGCGCCGCGCGGTGCTCGACGTGCTCGACAGCCCGCAGCTCGTCCACGGCCCCCGCGCCGTCGCCTTCGAGAATGATTTCGCCGGCTGGTGCGGCGGCGGCGAGGCGGTCAGCGTTTCCTCCTGCACCGCCGGCCTGCATCTCGCCTGGTTCCAGATGGGTCTCGGTGAAGGCGACGAGGTGATCGTTCCCGCCCAGACCCACACCGCCACGGCCCACGCCGTCGAGTATGTCGGCGCGAAGCCTGTCTTCGTCGACGCCGAGCCGGTCACGGGCAACGCCGACCTGGAACAGATCGAAGCCGCCATAAACGAGCGCACCAAGGCGATCTCCGTGGTGCACTATCTCGGCATGCCGGTCGACATGCGCCGCCTGAACGCGATCGCGTCGAGGCACGGCCTGCCGGTCATCGAGGACGCGGCGCTCGCCATCGGCTCCACTGTCGACGGCATCCACGCCGGCCTGCTGGGCGATCTCGGCTGCTTTTCCTTCTATCCGGTCAAGCACATGACCACCGCCGAGGGCGGCATGGTTCTGACCCGCGATGCCGGCATCGCCGAGCGCATCCGCCGCCAGAAGGCCTTCGGCCTGGACCGCACGGTAGTCGAACGCGCCGAGCCCGGCGTCTACGATGTCACCCAGCTCGGCTTCAACTACCGCATGAACGAGCTCCAGGCGGCCATCGGCATCGAGCAGATCAAGCGTCTCGAGGGCTTCCTCGCCGCGCGCCACCGCAACTACTGGCATCTCGAGACGGGCCTGAAGGAAATCGACGAACTCGATCTCCTTCGCTCCAGCCATGACGGCCTGGAAAGCAGCCACTACTGCCTGAGCGCGATCCTGAAGGGCCCCGCCGAGGGCCGCCGTTCGGAGATCGTGGCGGCGCTGAAGGCGCAGGGCGTCGGCAGCTCGGTCTACTACCCCGGCCCAGTCCCGGCGCTCGGCTACTACCGCGACAAGTACGGCCTGAAGGCCGAGGATTTTCCCAACGCGACCCGCATCAGCCGCCAGTCGATCGCGCTGCCGGTCGGGCCGCACCTGGACGAGGACGACATGGACCGAATTACGCAAGCGATGAAGAGGGCGATCCACGATGTCTGCAACTGA
- a CDS encoding NAD-dependent epimerase/dehydratase family protein has translation MSATDHPLKGRKVAIIGGAGFIGHNMALTMKRAGVDVAVVDSLGVNNYYAIERERYTNPNGEIYLNFIKQRMNLLHEARVPFVEMDARDYHGLSETMEDLNPDAIIHLAAVAHANRSNKDPYSTFDHSLRTLENALDVARSSRLNVDRFVYFSSSMVYGTFADGVVDEETSCNPLGIYGALKFAGEKMVIAYNQVFGLPFTIIRPSALYGERCVSRRVGQALIENALRGNTLTINGDGSDCLDFTYVQDLIGGVMGALTSKDAANEIFNLTYGDARSLNQMVDIIRQHFPGIDVKHNPRDSLMPERGTLNVDKARSLIGYDPQYPLERGFVDYIDWYKANWDQLNQGGVDAGQVVYLTRRAWA, from the coding sequence ATGTCTGCAACTGATCATCCCCTGAAGGGGCGCAAGGTCGCCATCATCGGCGGCGCCGGCTTCATCGGCCACAACATGGCGCTGACCATGAAGCGGGCCGGCGTCGACGTCGCCGTCGTCGACAGCCTGGGCGTAAACAACTACTACGCCATCGAGCGGGAGCGGTACACGAACCCCAACGGCGAGATCTATCTCAACTTCATCAAGCAGCGCATGAACCTGCTGCACGAGGCGCGCGTGCCTTTCGTGGAGATGGACGCCCGCGACTATCACGGTCTGTCGGAGACGATGGAGGACCTGAACCCGGACGCCATCATCCACCTGGCCGCAGTGGCGCACGCCAACCGCTCCAACAAGGATCCCTACTCCACATTCGACCACTCGCTGCGCACGCTGGAGAACGCCCTCGACGTGGCCCGCTCATCGCGGCTGAACGTCGACCGGTTCGTCTACTTCTCCTCGTCGATGGTCTACGGCACCTTCGCCGACGGCGTGGTCGACGAGGAAACCTCGTGCAACCCGCTCGGCATATACGGCGCGCTGAAGTTCGCGGGCGAGAAGATGGTGATCGCCTACAATCAGGTCTTCGGACTGCCGTTCACCATCATCCGCCCCTCGGCGCTCTATGGCGAGCGCTGCGTCAGCCGCCGGGTCGGCCAGGCGCTGATCGAGAACGCGCTGCGCGGCAACACGCTGACCATCAACGGCGACGGCTCCGACTGCCTGGACTTCACCTATGTCCAGGACCTGATCGGCGGGGTCATGGGCGCGCTGACCTCGAAGGACGCGGCCAACGAGATCTTCAACCTGACCTATGGCGACGCGCGCTCGCTCAATCAGATGGTCGACATCATCCGACAGCATTTCCCCGGCATCGACGTGAAGCACAATCCGCGCGACAGCCTGATGCCGGAACGCGGCACGCTGAACGTCGACAAGGCGCGCTCGCTGATCGGCTACGATCCGCAGTATCCGCTGGAGCGGGGCTTCGTCGACTACATCGACTGGTACAAGGCGAACTGGGACCAGCTCAACCAGGGCGGCGTCGATGCCGGCCAGGTCGTCTATCTGACCCGCCGCGCCTGGGCATGA
- a CDS encoding GNAT family N-acetyltransferase, which produces MNDAPAMALQPDSWLSGMIGKPAWHLTPTGRELDRVPLPGDGPCFVDVKAPANDVETVGRVENAGFRLVDTNLQLERPAWPVARSRTGRFAMPDDRAAVERLAESAFTYSRFHLDPLIPRSTADRIKRAWAGNYFDGRRGDHMVVSEIDGEIAGFLQLFQQGDLLVIDLVAVNSRFRGRGLASDMLAFAESTIPDLGRVKVGTQAANARALHAYSRDKFRIISATYVFHYHG; this is translated from the coding sequence ATGAACGACGCCCCGGCAATGGCGCTGCAGCCCGATTCATGGCTGAGCGGAATGATCGGGAAACCGGCCTGGCACCTCACGCCGACCGGCCGGGAACTCGATCGCGTGCCATTGCCCGGGGACGGGCCCTGCTTTGTCGACGTCAAGGCGCCGGCCAACGACGTCGAAACCGTGGGTCGCGTGGAGAATGCCGGATTCCGGCTGGTCGACACCAATCTGCAGCTCGAGCGGCCGGCCTGGCCGGTGGCCCGCAGCCGCACCGGGCGCTTCGCCATGCCCGACGACCGGGCCGCCGTGGAACGGCTGGCCGAAAGCGCCTTCACCTATTCGCGCTTCCATCTGGATCCGCTCATCCCGCGTTCGACGGCCGACCGGATCAAGCGGGCCTGGGCGGGGAATTATTTCGACGGCAGGCGCGGCGACCACATGGTCGTCTCGGAAATCGACGGCGAGATCGCCGGCTTCCTGCAGCTTTTCCAGCAGGGCGACCTGCTGGTCATCGACCTGGTGGCCGTCAACAGCCGCTTCCGCGGCCGCGGCCTGGCCTCCGACATGCTGGCCTTCGCCGAATCGACAATCCCGGATCTCGGCCGCGTGAAGGTCGGCACCCAGGCCGCCAATGCGCGGGCCCTGCACGCCTACAGCCGCGACAAGTTCCGGATCATCTCCGCCACCTACGTTTTCCATTATCACGGGTAG